One window of the Nicotiana tabacum cultivar K326 chromosome 4, ASM71507v2, whole genome shotgun sequence genome contains the following:
- the LOC107802472 gene encoding uncharacterized protein LOC107802472, with amino-acid sequence MMAPGMLYSAGAGACASNFDGVLIQKQRVMSSSSSTAKEHLGSLFVPGCSSSYLGSSSMVSFGSVNGGKRSFFDSFDQEENEADELGEYFHQAEKKRRLTENQVQFLEKSFGEENKLEPERKVQLAKELGLQPRQIAIWFQNRRARWKTKQLEKEYEALRNQYDNLKSDYNNLLKEKENLRAEVFQLNDKLLLNEKENGQLTQRDFQKHSDSSPKETMADPISRVKMSNVSARVLKEDLSSAKSDVLGSESPHYTDGVHSSFVKQGDSYVVEPEPSDLSQDDEENFNKTMLSTANLLAKAEDDDYRVTSSNVSYFGFPVEDQGFGFWSY; translated from the exons ATGATGGCTCCAGGGATGCTCTACAGTGCTGGTGCTGGTGCTTGTGCTTCTAATTTCGATGGTGTTTTGATTCAGAAACAGAGGgttatgtcttcttcttcttctactgcAAAAGAGCATCTTGGTTCTCTATTTGTCCCCGGCTGTTCTTCTTCTTACTTGG GATCTAGTTCTATGGTCAGTTTCGGCAGTGTTAATGGAGGGAAGAGGTCATTCTTTGACTCATTCGATCAAGAAGAGAATGAAGCAGATGAATTGGGAGAGTATTTTCATCAAGCAGAAAAGAAGAGGCGGCTTACAGAAAACCAAGTTCAGTTTCTTGAGAAGAGTTTTGGGGAAGAGAACAAACTGGAACCAGAAAGAAAAGTCCAGCTTGCTAAAGAACTTGGTCTGCAGCCTCGCCAAATTGCAATATGGTTTCAGAATCGTCGCGCACGATGGAAGACTAAACAGCTCGAGAAAGAATATGAAGCATTAAGGAATCAATATGACAATCTGAAATCAGATTACAATAATCTCCTCAAGGAAAAGGAAAATCTTAGAGCTGAG GTTTTCCAGCTCAACGATAAGCTGCTTCTCAATGAGAAAGAAAATGGGCAATTGACTCAACGCGACTTCCAGAAACACTCCGATTCATCGCCAAAAGAAACCATGGCTGATCCTATTTCAAGGGTTAAAATGTCCAATGTGTCAGCTCGGGTTCTTAAGGAAGATCTAAGCTCTGCTAAGAGTGATGTCTTAGGATCAGAAAGCCCACATTACACTGATGGGGTGCATTCCTCTTTCGTAAAGCAAGGTGATTCTTATGTAGTTGAACCTGAACCGTCAGATTTATCTCAAGATGATGAAGAGAACTTCAACAAGACAATGCTCTCTACTGCCAACTTGCTTGCAAAAGCCGAGGATGATGATTATCGCGTGACATCCTCAAATGTGAGCTACTTTGGATTTCCAGTCGAAGACCAAGGTTTTGGTTTCTGGTCCTATTGA